A part of Bubalus bubalis isolate 160015118507 breed Murrah chromosome 6, NDDB_SH_1, whole genome shotgun sequence genomic DNA contains:
- the LOC123334066 gene encoding guanylate-binding protein 7 isoform X2, translated as MWCVPHPSKENHTLVLLDTEGLGDVEKGDSKNDSWIFALAVLLSSTFVYNSMSTINHQALEQLHYVTELTELIRTKSSPSSDEEEGSFEFLSFFPDFIWTVRDFTLELELDGYPITEDEYLQNALKLIPGKDPKIQNSNMTRECIRKFFPKRKCFVFDRPTNDRKLLLHVEELSDNQLDVNFQKQSKDFCSYIFTHAKPKTLREGITVTGGGLGTLVEAYVDAINSGGVPCLENAVITLAECENSAAVQKAADHYSEQMTQRLNLPTDTLQELLEVHSACEKEAIAIFMERSFKDDKRMFQKKLVDIMEKTKDSFMIQNEEASVKYYEAELKQLSESLMKSISGGTFFVPGGHSLYIEARNKFEQDYKLVPRKGVKANQVLQSFLQSQAGVEEAILQADQALTDADEAMAAECAKKDAAEREQELLREKQNEEEQKMEAQERSFKENLAQLQEKMDRERENLRREQQTMLEHKLKMQKELLTEGFKKEAEALSKEIDQLKEDIQTTEKSFNISDVLDMASMALIAVLPGAYKVLGMGLKLLSDRMKGAEKPY; from the exons ATGTGGTGTGTGCCCCACCCCTCCAAGGAGAACCACACCCTGGTCCTTCTGGACACTGAGGGTCTGGGTGATGTGGAGAAG GGGGATTCCAAGAATGACTCGTGGATCTTTGCCCTGGCCGTGCTCCTGAGCAGCACCTTTGTCTACAACAGCATGAGCACCATCAACCACCAGGCCCTGGAACAGCTGCA CTATGTGACTGAACTAACAGAGTTAATCAGAACCAAATCATCTCCCAGCTCTGATGAGGAAGAAGGCTCATTCGAGTTTCTGAGTTTCTTTCCAGACTTCATCTGGACTGTGCGGGATTTCACATTGGAACTGGAGTTAGATGGATACCCCATCACTGAAGATGAGTACCTGCAGAATGCCTTGAAGTTGATTCCAG GCAAGGATCCCAAAATTCAAAATTCCAACATGACCAGAGAGTGCATCAGgaaattttttccaaaaagaaagtgCTTTGTCTTTGACCGGCCTACAAATGACAGAAAGCTATTACTCCATGTTGAGGAACTATCAGATAACCAATTGGATGTGAATTTCCAGAAGCAGTCAAAAGATTTTTGCTCATATATCTTTACCCATGCAAAGCCCAAGACCCTAAGAGAAGGAATCACTGTCACTGGGGGAG GGTTGGGGACTCTGGTGGAGGCCTACGTAGATGCCATCAACAGTGGAGGAGTTCCCTGTTTGGAGAACGCAGTAATAACTCTGGCTGAGTGTGAGAACTCAGCAGCCGTGCAGAAGGCAGCTGATCACTACAGTGAGCAGATGACCCAGCGACTGAACCTTCCCACAGACACGCTTCAGGAGCTGCTGGAGGTGCATTCAGCCTGTGAGAAGGAAGCCATTGCCATCTTCATGGAGCGCTCCTTCAAGGATGACAAGCGGATGTTCCAGAAGAAGCTCGTG GACATCATGGAGAAAACGAAGGACAGTTTCATGATCCAGAATGAAGAGGCTTCTGTCAAATATTATGAGGCTGAGCTTAAACAGCTTTCAGAATCCTTGATGAAAAGTATTTCAGGAGGCACATTCTTTGTCCCTGGAGGACACAGTCTCTATATAGAAGCAAGGAACAAGTTTGAACAAGACTATAAACTGGTTCCCAGGAAAGGAGTTAAG GCAAACCAGGTCCTCCAGAGCTTCCTGCAGTCACAGGCAGGAGTAGAGGAAGCCATCCTGCAGGCAGACCAGGCCCTCACAGATGCGGACGAAGCCATGGCAG CTGAGTGTGCCAAGAAGGATGCAGCTGAGAGGGAACAGGAGCTGCtaagagagaaacagaatgaagaggaacaaaaaatggAGGCACAAGAGAGAAGCTTCAAAGAAAACCTGGCCCAACTGCAAGAGAAGAtggatagagaaagagaaaaccttCGGAGAGAGCAGCAAACGATGCTGGAGCACAAGCTGAAG ATGCAAAAAGAGTTACTCACAGAAGGATTCAAAAAGGAAGCTGAGGCATTAAGTAAAGAGATAGATCAACTAAAAGAAGATATTCAAACAACTGAAAAGTCCTTCAATATTTCAGATGTCCTTGATATGGCGAGCATGGCATTGATTGCAGTACTCCCTGGGGCTTATAAAGTACTTGGTATGGGACTGAAACTTCTCAGTGATCGTATGAAAGGGGCTGAGAAACCCTACTAA
- the LOC123334066 gene encoding guanylate-binding protein 7 isoform X1 codes for MVSGSTIMDPICLVRNQNNQLTVNPRAIKILEQISQPVVAVAIAGLYRTGKSYLMNRLAGRNHGFRLGSTVRSETKGIWMWCVPHPSKENHTLVLLDTEGLGDVEKGDSKNDSWIFALAVLLSSTFVYNSMSTINHQALEQLHYVTELTELIRTKSSPSSDEEEGSFEFLSFFPDFIWTVRDFTLELELDGYPITEDEYLQNALKLIPGKDPKIQNSNMTRECIRKFFPKRKCFVFDRPTNDRKLLLHVEELSDNQLDVNFQKQSKDFCSYIFTHAKPKTLREGITVTGGGLGTLVEAYVDAINSGGVPCLENAVITLAECENSAAVQKAADHYSEQMTQRLNLPTDTLQELLEVHSACEKEAIAIFMERSFKDDKRMFQKKLVDIMEKTKDSFMIQNEEASVKYYEAELKQLSESLMKSISGGTFFVPGGHSLYIEARNKFEQDYKLVPRKGVKANQVLQSFLQSQAGVEEAILQADQALTDADEAMAAECAKKDAAEREQELLREKQNEEEQKMEAQERSFKENLAQLQEKMDRERENLRREQQTMLEHKLKMQKELLTEGFKKEAEALSKEIDQLKEDIQTTEKSFNISDVLDMASMALIAVLPGAYKVLGMGLKLLSDRMKGAEKPY; via the exons GTTTCCGTCTGGGCTCCACAGTGAGGTCTGAAACCAAGGGCATCTGGATGTGGTGTGTGCCCCACCCCTCCAAGGAGAACCACACCCTGGTCCTTCTGGACACTGAGGGTCTGGGTGATGTGGAGAAG GGGGATTCCAAGAATGACTCGTGGATCTTTGCCCTGGCCGTGCTCCTGAGCAGCACCTTTGTCTACAACAGCATGAGCACCATCAACCACCAGGCCCTGGAACAGCTGCA CTATGTGACTGAACTAACAGAGTTAATCAGAACCAAATCATCTCCCAGCTCTGATGAGGAAGAAGGCTCATTCGAGTTTCTGAGTTTCTTTCCAGACTTCATCTGGACTGTGCGGGATTTCACATTGGAACTGGAGTTAGATGGATACCCCATCACTGAAGATGAGTACCTGCAGAATGCCTTGAAGTTGATTCCAG GCAAGGATCCCAAAATTCAAAATTCCAACATGACCAGAGAGTGCATCAGgaaattttttccaaaaagaaagtgCTTTGTCTTTGACCGGCCTACAAATGACAGAAAGCTATTACTCCATGTTGAGGAACTATCAGATAACCAATTGGATGTGAATTTCCAGAAGCAGTCAAAAGATTTTTGCTCATATATCTTTACCCATGCAAAGCCCAAGACCCTAAGAGAAGGAATCACTGTCACTGGGGGAG GGTTGGGGACTCTGGTGGAGGCCTACGTAGATGCCATCAACAGTGGAGGAGTTCCCTGTTTGGAGAACGCAGTAATAACTCTGGCTGAGTGTGAGAACTCAGCAGCCGTGCAGAAGGCAGCTGATCACTACAGTGAGCAGATGACCCAGCGACTGAACCTTCCCACAGACACGCTTCAGGAGCTGCTGGAGGTGCATTCAGCCTGTGAGAAGGAAGCCATTGCCATCTTCATGGAGCGCTCCTTCAAGGATGACAAGCGGATGTTCCAGAAGAAGCTCGTG GACATCATGGAGAAAACGAAGGACAGTTTCATGATCCAGAATGAAGAGGCTTCTGTCAAATATTATGAGGCTGAGCTTAAACAGCTTTCAGAATCCTTGATGAAAAGTATTTCAGGAGGCACATTCTTTGTCCCTGGAGGACACAGTCTCTATATAGAAGCAAGGAACAAGTTTGAACAAGACTATAAACTGGTTCCCAGGAAAGGAGTTAAG GCAAACCAGGTCCTCCAGAGCTTCCTGCAGTCACAGGCAGGAGTAGAGGAAGCCATCCTGCAGGCAGACCAGGCCCTCACAGATGCGGACGAAGCCATGGCAG CTGAGTGTGCCAAGAAGGATGCAGCTGAGAGGGAACAGGAGCTGCtaagagagaaacagaatgaagaggaacaaaaaatggAGGCACAAGAGAGAAGCTTCAAAGAAAACCTGGCCCAACTGCAAGAGAAGAtggatagagaaagagaaaaccttCGGAGAGAGCAGCAAACGATGCTGGAGCACAAGCTGAAG ATGCAAAAAGAGTTACTCACAGAAGGATTCAAAAAGGAAGCTGAGGCATTAAGTAAAGAGATAGATCAACTAAAAGAAGATATTCAAACAACTGAAAAGTCCTTCAATATTTCAGATGTCCTTGATATGGCGAGCATGGCATTGATTGCAGTACTCCCTGGGGCTTATAAAGTACTTGGTATGGGACTGAAACTTCTCAGTGATCGTATGAAAGGGGCTGAGAAACCCTACTAA